The Accipiter gentilis chromosome Z, bAccGen1.1, whole genome shotgun sequence DNA window TTCAGCTTAGGTGAGATGATCAGACACAAGTGAAAGCCTACCACCACTGGCTGCATAAGCTGAATTACTACAGTATTGGGAGGGCTGTTGCAGGAGCTCCATTTTGAATaggttttgtaactttttttaatacatatcaGTTTTTCTATGGCTGCAGTTTTCAGACTGCAgtctacattaaaaataaacctgcCATTAAGCAGGCATGTGTAATACAAAGCACAGTTTATTCCCAACTCACCAAGGGATACAAACACTGAAGATTTTTGAGCACTTTCCttgaaaaaagtaaagaaactaAGCAAGCTGCTCACTTGCTCTCCAACTGTTTTCAGGAGTATTCTGTTAGTGAACAAATATTCAATCCAACATGCATAAACAATCACGTTAAGGCATGTACCTATTTTACCTGACCTACCATGATTTGTGGGAATTGCACCCCCCAGTTCTACAGGCTGCAGGGTTTGCCTGATTACTTGGCCACAGGACTGCTCAAGCTGGCACATACAGagcaagaaaacaattatttctaaaaggagaaggcaaaaccaaaccagaacccAAAAAGACTCTTTAGAAAATACCCACAATCCCTTTCATAGAAATAGAGAAATACTCTTAGTAATATCAGCATGATCGTGTTCATCTCTGGTAAGTACAAGCAGCACTTTTAAGGTAACAATACTGACCACTGAAATCCAGTGGTCATTAACCCCCAGAATAAAATGCACATACCCTGTTTGGCTACTGCAACCAGATCCCTGTTATGAGAAGCAGCCAGTTTCCCTCTTCAGAGGAGGGAATGCTGTATTTCAGCAGagatatataaaaataagagATACACACACTGTGTTTCTGGTGTTCCCAACTTTTCAGTAAGCTCGGTGAGTTTGGGAGGCAAACTGGAAAAATGAggggcaatgaaaaaaaaaattatttagcagCAACAGTCTCCTTGATTTTCTGGAACCAGCAATCCACTCTGTAGTCACTACTACAGAGTGAAGCAGTGCAGGCTAACTGTGGTTTAGAGCCAAGAGGCCTTCAAAAAGTAACAACTTTGGGtactttcacttctgttttttgCAGCTTCGGCCTTTCTGTAATTTCTTCATAATCTGCGCTCATTCCAGTGGCCCATCGCCCAACGGTAACCTGATCTGCAGAGCAAGAGACAAGAGATTAAGGAAAGGCTAAGCATTACCATTATATCAAACTTTTGCATTTGAGGAAGACTTGGCCCGCAAGGGCCTGTCACTAATTCACCAAAGACCTGTCTGTTTAGTTCTAGCTCTGAAGCCCCCTCTCCttacacaactttttttttttttttttttttttcaaattgtgttTTGTAAATCCCCTTTCTTCCCCCATGCAGATTGTCAGGATTCAGAAGTCATTAGTACatgttttttcctatttgacTGTCCAAAGAAATATTCAAGGAGTATGCAGATGATATATTAGCTCTCACTTAAGTCCAAATAACTCCTACGATGAAGATTACAGAGTATGTCAAGCATCTCTGGATATAAAGGAAAGACCTTCTCTATTATACAGATGAAAAAACTAAGCCTGAGGAGGCACAACAGAGCAAAATTTACATTTCTCAACTCGCATCCCTGCATATAATCAACATCATCCCTTTGCTGTTTAAATGCTATTTAGGCCAATTCACACCCCCTTCCTAGAGAAAAACACTGTGAActaactgtatttcttttctgaatgacAATCTAATTTTGAAAGCAACAAATCAAATCATACCAAGACTATCGCACGGATAAATCAATGTTTACTTGGATTAACTTCTGTACAGTAAAGCAGGCCAAATAACTCCCCCTGAAGAAATTATAAGCTGTAGTGCCTAAACTTCTTTGCCAGCCATAGCTACCTTCCTGTAGTCAATAGTACTTCGCATGATGCAGACTGATTTCAAAGAATACTACAATTCTTACCAATGGTGCCACAGTTCCAATTAATTCAACTATTTTTAACCAGCAATACTAGTTTTGAAACATCAGTATAAAGACTAAGATGTCCCTTGGGAAATTAAGCAGCAGTTGTCAGTCTTCATTATGGACAcagaacttcttaaaaaaaaggtaaaaaaaattccAGTTCTGCTTCACATGTAATTTAGAGCCCTACTGCCAGAGAGCAAAAACACTTGTATTGGACTGCACTAACAACTGAAGACTGCCATTTCCTGGTAACAGCTGGCCCAGTTTGAGCAATGCCGTTCCctacaaatgtttcttttctcctaCTGCATCTGTACAGGTTTTTGATTTACAAAAAGTGTTAACCACACAAAGGCAGTTTACCATAGATATGGTGTGCAGAAATCCAACACGGGCTACCTTAACGTTACAGGCTTTCAACTCAGCAGTCATCTGAGTGAGCACTGCCCAAAAATTTGCTATGGCTGATGAGTTTGGGGAAATTTTGAAGTCTTTTAGTATCGGAAACTTCTGTCATACCAGTTAAGACTCAATCTCACTTGGTCTAAACTAGCAAAGCAGCATACATCTAGAATGTTACATATGGTCTTGGATGCAACAATATCGTATATGTAAGATCAGATACAGAAAAAGGCTAAAGTTTAGGCCTGTACTGCCTGCATTAATATTTGTTACATAAGTTCCACAAAAGTGGCATATTACTAACCCAAAAGTTCTGTAACTCATAAAAACGAAGCAGAAAAATGCACAAATGCATCATCACTTCAGCATCAGAATAATTCTTCATATCTAGTTTGATGCTTTTGCCTTCCTTAGCACAGCTTTTTTTGTATATCATGCAATTTTTCCACTCACACAGATACCTTAAGAACATGTAAGCGAGCAGCTTATTAGCTGATGAATCCAGCTGGACAGATCTCctgtctcctcttcctctcctatCTTGAATAACTTGAACACTTGCCTGCACATGCAGCTTTTACAAGCTGCCAGTACCACCACCCTGCAACTGACACTATATTCAGTTCCACCACTTCACACAGAAATCAAAAAGAAGAAACCAGTTTTGTTCTACAGCTGCTAAGTTGTGAACAGCAGCATAAATAGTGGTTAACAAATACACATTAGCTCATATACCCTTCAGAAACCCAcaagccagcttttttttttaatggaaagttcAAGTTTTGCATTGCAACTTAATGCCTCCTCCACATACCCCTCAATATGAGCACTCGTTCGCAAAGGAAGATCACCTTTGCTGTTTTTGCACGTTCTCTTCTCAAACCCTTTTTTCCTGACCAAATTCAGGTGAAGCAGTAAATAAAGACTACTCAACTGTGCACTCAAACTCTACTCTCTACACTCCCCTGCATCTCACCTGCATTCTGTTTTTCTGGACAGTCTTTTCTGAAGTGCTCCACAGAGCCACAAAGCCTGCAGCTGCCACCTGTTAAGAGAGAAAGCTGTTACtcatctggggaaaaataaacctaaaccccaaacacaaacaaCCCTCCTACACTGTTTTGCTCTTATATGTGTATTGAAAAATCTCGTTCTACTTATCTGTAGTGAGAACCTGTAAATAAGATAAGGAAATGTCCCTATGGGTGGGTCTGCACTCCTTGGCACAGTCATGTAATATTGTGGAGCAGATACGCAGCCAGCTTTGGAAGCCTGCAAAGACATCTTCCTCTATCTCTGATGGACAGACAGAGCTGTTGGTAATCACACTGCTCTGTAAAGCATCACATACCACAAATTCCCATCACCACATGCTGAATACTTCTGATTTGTTGGAAGCTCTCTTTTTGAGAAACAAGCTGAATTCTGCTGAAATTCATATGCAAAGGAACTTCTGAAATTAACAGGCACTCTTGAGAGGCAGGCAATCCAACCGCAGGTACTGAGATGTGAACTATAAATTCTACTCATCATCCAAACACTGAAAGTGATTTTTCTTCCACTTTAACTGTGCTGTAAGATCATCCTTTTGAGTTGGCCAGACCTCAAGTTTGTACTGGGAAACAGAATGCTACTTGTTAGTGCCAACAGAGGTATCAGGCAGAGCAGAATCTGAGTGAAATCTTCAAACTTAGATCACATTTCTTGTTGAAGTCACTTAAACTGAAAATATCCTCTTTCCAGTGAAAGCCCTTGTTTTGTGGGAACACCTCCCAAAGTCTTAAGTTACAGCGTGAGAGTATGTTTTTACCACATACTTTGGTACATGTACATTTAAACACACACTGACTACATACATAAAGCCTattatgattttgtttctttgtatgcCTCTTGCTACTGCAAGCACAAGCAAGTTCTCACACTTTGCATCTCATCTCATTTAACACCGAGTTTACAATTAAAACAGAAATCCCTAGCTAATCAATATTAACACTGAATTCCCCAGAACTAGTCTGCTTTTACCAAGAGTAAAAGATGTTCAGACATTCCTTTCAGCCAGATGTTTATTCACTTGCAATGTTACTCTGTTCTCTATCAGTAagtatgaaaaatgtgttttggttttagtacACTTACCTTCAGCGTACAATCCCTTGGGATTATCTGGACATGACCTTGACAGATGCCCCATCTCACCACACATGAAACATTTTGCATATGGAAATGCCCCTGCAAAATCCCACACAGTTTATGATCCAAGTTAAAAACTTTGTAAAGTCACAGACAACTGTGAATATACTATAATGACAATATTTTACTATACTATTATACTGTCATCACTATACTGTCTCTTACACCGTTAGGTTCATTGTTAAAATATTATATTCCTTTAAACATATCAACCTAtctcctcagaacagttaaattACTAAGACACAAATCTTGTATTTCAGTAGTCAGAAAACTCATAGACCAAAGCATCTCGAAAAACACAAATTTCTGAGACATACCAACTGCTGGATctatttttgctttgcatttgctgATGTCATGTTCTGTGGATCCGCACCGGTAGCAGATTCCTGTACCCATATCTTGACTTTCCAGTACGGCAGGACAATCAGCAACACCGTGGCCAGGTTCTCTACAGTGAAAACacacctttgaaaataaaaattaagttatATGCATTTTCAAAGACAGTTCACATGGAAAAAACAGCACTTACAGGTGACGTTACTAAAGAGTTCACTTACTCCTACTATTTGATTATCACCTAGAGCCAGTAGACTTTTACTAGACCACTGTTTCTCTTGGCTGAAACCTGGAGGGTACTATCAGAGACCTATCTCTAGTGTTGAGATTTGAGGTTACTCTAACATAAAAAGACAAGCATCTGTGAATGGCACTTGAAGACCTGAAAATCCCAGTCTAATAAGGCCTTCTGGCTTTTTAGAAGGCAAACATATCAAGGGattttctcctcgggggggggggggggggggggaagagctaGACAGAAGAGACACTGTAGCCTGTCACAAAATAACTGTCAGTGGTCTATGCCATTCAACCATATTATTATGGgtacttttctccttttttcaacaACGGACCATACGGGGTATTCGGTCATTGACAACTGAGTGTCCTGGATGAATGGTGATACTTGATTTTGATTACAGCACAGTTCCCCGAGCTCTTTAAGTACTACTGCAGTAAGTGCTTAGGTAAATACAGGCAATGTTGCTCTAGTCCTGTAATTTACTCATGAAGAATGTCTCTCAGATTAATCAGCAGTAACTCTCTTTGCTATGTTCCCAGATTACATTCAGCGTAAGTTCATGGTGAATGCCTAAATTTGTGCTGAGATAACTGCTTTTAGACAGTCTTGAGTCTGCCGGAGATCACACTCCAATTCTCAAGCAGAAGACGCTGCAGAAAGAGGCCCAAAACAGCAGGAACGTTGTACTGATGAGTTACACCTAGAAATGCACTGAAATAGTTTCAGCAGGAGACAAGAAGGGCTGGGAATTCATCAAAGGGTAGCAAGACCAGTGCTGAACCGGAAAAGCCACGCTACAGGCTAAGACTTTAGCTGAAATCCATCGTTTGTGTCAAAGTTGAGGTACTTAAGCCTGCTTTACCGACTCGAAGCGTCACTTCGCACACGCTACGCTCCTAGCGGGTCAGGCGCTCGGCCTCCTCACCGAACCACCTCGGCAGCATCGGCACAGAACGAGGAACCCGCCTTTTCCGCGCAGAGCTCTCCCCAAGTTTCCAACGAGCTGCCACGGAGAGCCGAACACCCGCGACTCAAGGCGAAACTCACCGTGGCATTCTTCTTCATTTCTTgcctcctcagcctcctcccctcccgccgcttGTCCTTCTTCAAGGCCACCGCTACCTGCTTCTGCAGCTCGGCGCCGTCTGCCTCGGCCGCCTCGTCGCCCCGCGAGCTCCGCTTCAGGAACGCCGCAAACCCGTTCACGTCTTCGTTCCGATactcctttttcctcctgttcttcgCCTTCCCCGGCTCCCTCCTCGGGGAGAGCGGGCCCGGGCGGCCCTCCCGCCCCTGGGGGCCGCTCACCATCTCCTCCCAGGGGGTTGCATCCAGCGCCTTTTCGCCGGGAGGGCCGGTTCGGCGAGCCCACCGGGTCATggcagggcgggcagcggccGCGGCACCTCCCGAGCGCAGCGCAGACCCCGCTCCCGCAGCGAGCCGCGACCCGCCCCGACGCCGTTCGCACCTGGGAGGCGCCCCCGGCCCTCACCGCCCGCCTCCCCGGGGCTGGCCCGGCCCAACCCCCGCGGCCCGtcccggcgccggcgccggcggaGGAGCCCGGCCTGAGGCGGACCCGAGTCCGCCGCGGCAGAAGAGACTGTCTGACAGAGCGGCCCTCCCCGCCCGACGGCTCTCCTGCCCCGCGCCGGAAGTGAAGCGGAGTCCCCCTGGCCGCCGGTGGGGCGGGCGTCCGGCGGGGGCCCGCGCTGACGCCACTTCCGGCCGCGGCGTGCTGCTCTGGCTCCGCGCCCTGCCGCCATCTTGAGGCAGGGCAGGGGCGGCCGGTGCTGCCGCTAGGGGTGAGGGCGGCGCGGCGGAGTacgcccctgccccccccccccccccccccaccaccacctccttcttctcctcctcctcctccttcctctctgagGAGCGAGGTGGAGGTGCCGCCGGCGGGCGGTGGGGGAGAGGCCACAAGGGCCTCCCGTAGGGGGGCAGCCTGCCGGCAGCGCGCCCGCCGAGTCACGACGTTCCCCTCCTTCGTGACTGCGCCGCCGAAGTGCGGTGCTGCCGTGGTGTTCCCACCCGCTCGttggtgataggacgagaggaaatggcttcaagttgcggcaggggaggtgtAGATTGGAGATTAGGAAAGACTTcctcaccgaaagggttgtcaggtattggaacaggctgcccaggggaagtggtgcagtcaccgtccctggaggtatccAAAAAGCGCGTAGGCAAGGCAcctcaggacgtggtttagtgggcgcGCTTgacggttggactagatgaccttaaaggtcttttccaacctaaatggttctatgattctcaCAGAGAAACGTGTTATGGTTGTTTTCTGTATGGTCTCATTGGAACTGATGTGGCTTTAGAGTGAGCATCCATCTGCAGTTTGTGAAGGCACTTCAGAAAAGAGTAACCCTCTTCTATTGCAGGGGTAAAAGGATTGCGGGGCATAGCCCTTTGCAGGCACCTGTGCCTCCTGCGGAGCAGCCAGAGTGGCAGGGAGGATCACGAGGGGTGCCAGGAGCCGCTGTCGGTGTGCAAAGGACCTTTCTCCTTGCGCAGCCGTGCTGCCAACAGTCCGTCGGCTCCTCGAAGTGGAATGGGTGAGTGGGCACCGCAGTGAATGCCTGTGGTGTCACGGTGATGCCCTGTATCCTGGTGTGTAGGGGAGTGCCATGCCGTACCCCAGTAGCAGTGCAGGGTTGCCTGCCACAGAGCTACCAAGGAAAGGCAGATTGCGCAGGTTGGGGCACGGCCACTGATGGGCCTGCTTGGCTGATAGCCAAGTGTGTGTGGGACAGACCTGACCTTGGGGCTGTGGCCTGTGCCAGCTCCTCCCTGGATGCCCTGGATGCAGCTGCACTCTCACGGTTTTGACATTAGCATACTTCACGGTTTTATACACTCCTTGCAGAGGGGGAGCCCTGCTGGTGCAGTTACACCAGTTTAAATGCTCATATTGTTCAGTCAAGTCGGTCTTGTTTAGATGGGGTGTATCTTTCACCAAGAGCAATGCTGGGGCACCAAAGTGGTCCCTGCTTCCATTGTGCAGCAGTGAAGCTGATTCAGACCTTCAGCTGAAAAATTTACAGTGGGCTTTCTCAAGGAGGGTAGCTTTTTGAAACATATTTTATGACACATGTTGCTCTCTCCAAACCACTCCCTTAAGGTTCACAAAATAAATCTCCAGAACTACGTTGTTAGAGGCCTCTGCTTAgcaatgaaataaatgtttagaaatccagtaagattttttttctcaagttagTCTCCCGTCTCTTGTATTCTTAGCATTTCACTAGATCTCCATTGCCTTTCCTGGTAATCTTGAGCTGATGTTATAAGGACAGCTGGGCACCATTCCTTCTTTATTAGTTATCCTTAATATTTGTGTCTTCCTAGAGAAATTGCCTTGCTGTACTTTGCTGATTTTCTGGGGCTTTGCGTCCACTGGAGGGAGGTGTGCACAAAGCATGCATTGATCTTGCTGTTAAACTGGCATTGCTGCTGGTAAGAACAAGGACAGATTTAAGAATAATTAGAGTGCCTTTACTGCAGGTAAAAATAATTGATGAACGCCATTTAAGAGCCATTGTTAATAAGCTAGGAAATGAAATCAGAAAGAATcaggttttcatttcaaaattaactAATTTGCTGATGTAGTTACAGCTCAACCACAGCATGAGGTCCCAGTTGTTCCTTCAATGTGCTGCCAGCACGCCTGTAGCTTAGAAGTCATGGCCAAAGCTGATTCATACAGCCAGGAAGGGCTACTAGAAACAGGCGACACTAGCCCGAGGGTAGGGAAGATAAAAGCAGTCAAAGGATCCCATAGGCATCACACATCACACCCATTTCGGGCATATGTATGTTACGTATTTATTAGGCTGTGCTTTATGAATAGTTGCGTACTGATGTGTTAGGTTTTTAAATGGTTGTTAGGCTTTTTTTTGAAGTACTGAGGTGAAGTACCTTCTAATCTGTATGTAGCATACATGGCGAGATTAATTTTATGTATTACAGTGGGTAAGGATTGATTTACTTGTcaagtgaaaagaaaatacatgcacacatacatttaGTTACATCCATCTATGTATGTCCATCTGTCTTATCAGCTTATTTTCACGAAGTGGAGACAGCAGTGTGCCTCCTGGTGCATGCAGGCTGCTCACTGGTTTCGCTTCAGTGCAGGTTTCTGTTTGGCTGCAGCTTCCTCTTTCCTCCTTACTGAGCTCACAACAGACAGGTTGTCTTCCTGTACTGGACAGAGAAATAGACGTAGAGAAAAGCTGAATAACAGCATAAGCAAGGCCAATGAAAAGGgacttgctttgctttcctttctgctgaAGTGTTAAATGTGTTGCCTTTCAGTCTAAAgttttatgtatgtgtgtctgGGCAGGATCAGTGGCCCTTAGGATCCACGACCAGGTTTGCAGGCAGCAGAAGAGGCTGTTTAATACCTTTCTACTACATCGGTCAGACAGTATTTCTCCCACAAATATTGTTTCTTCGATAGCGATCACACCTGTTTAAATTTGCGCTGGTTTAGGTTTGTTCCAGTTTGACATTAGTCGACCGGCAGCTCTGCTGTAAACAGGCAGCAGGTGAAAAATGAGCAAGACAGCAGTCATGCAAATCATTGTAaaattttgttccctttttttttcatattttactaAGAGACAGCAAACTGCCCATCTGCAGAACAGTGTTTGTAGCAGCATGGTCTAATGCCTGTCTTGGGAGACTTTCTTCATAGTTCCATCACAAACATAAAATGCTTTGGAGATTTGAGACAACGGAATTGAAAATCTGGACCAGTGGATCCTGTAGCATTTTTGGCAACTTGGGATGGAATCTCCTGGAATATTGTGGTTTGAATCATTTGATCTTAGTAACCAGAGAAAGGAGCATGTGTGAATCGTTTCTCCTtcaaagaagcttttcttttttcttttggttcacCCCTTATTGTATCAAATAGCATAATTCAGGGCCTGACTCAGTGTTCCTCAGCCCATGTCCGTGGGAGTTGTCCTCTTAGATTGTGACAGTACATCTGAAAGAAGCACATCTTGGAAGATGGCAATCTAGGATGGCCAGCACACAAAAATGGCAGTGGTTAAATGCCAGACAGGGCCTGTGATGTAGGTTCAGGAGTCTAGAAAATGCAAAAGGGCAAGAAGGATGCGGTAGTAGGAAATCATGAAGGAATACCAAGGGAAAAATGTTCTGCCTGAGAACCCTGGGATTCACAGCTATGCTGCAGCTCCTTTACAAAAGAGAGATGTTGCAGGTGCATTTGGGGGGGCCAAAGAAAGACTATAGTAAGTTGGAAAAGGAATGTGAAGATGTCCCCTGTAGTCTGGTATTTGATACAGGTGCAACTGTGAAGCTGAATGCATCACAGCATCAAGTTCTTTATGAAGCTTAACAAGtgactttggttttgttctggctGATAATGTTCATAATCCTCAAACCCCAAAAAGAGAAGTTTTGTCTGCTGAAGACGTGCCAGAGGCATTAGTTTTATGTATGTATGACTGATGGTATCTTTGTTCACTCTTTTTTTTGCTCGTGTTGTTTGGATAGTTACTACTACTTGCCAGAGTGTCAGGGTGACATT harbors:
- the ZCCHC9 gene encoding zinc finger CCHC domain-containing protein 9 → MTRWARRTGPPGEKALDATPWEEMVSGPQGREGRPGPLSPRREPGKAKNRRKKEYRNEDVNGFAAFLKRSSRGDEAAEADGAELQKQVAVALKKDKRREGRRLRRQEMKKNATVCFHCREPGHGVADCPAVLESQDMGTGICYRCGSTEHDISKCKAKIDPAVGAFPYAKCFMCGEMGHLSRSCPDNPKGLYAEGGSCRLCGSVEHFRKDCPEKQNADQVTVGRWATGMSADYEEITERPKLQKTEVKVPKVVTF